One genomic segment of Hevea brasiliensis isolate MT/VB/25A 57/8 chromosome 3, ASM3005281v1, whole genome shotgun sequence includes these proteins:
- the LOC110643777 gene encoding acid phosphatase 1, with product MFSTMAQRLQELMVLFFLAIFSKAVAGLKPYTRANLMPDAANNNYCLSWRLAVEANNVRGWRTVPAQCLRYIEAYMIGGQYDRDLEFITQQIWSYVSGIVPSSDGLDAWILDVDDTCISNVFYYKGKRYGCDPYDPAGFKAWALMGGCPAIPPLLRLFLDLVEGGFKVFLVTGRDQESLGQATADNLHNQGFIGYERLILRTASYKGQSAVKYKSDIRKQLVEEGYRIWGNVGDQWSDLQGEFLGNRTFKLPNPMYFVP from the exons ATGTTTAGCACAATGGCGCAGCGCTTGCAGGAGCTAATGGTGCTTTTCTTCTTAGCAATATTCTCTAAGGCGGTGGCAGGCCTCAAGCCTTACACTAGGGCCAACCTGATGCCTGATGCAGCAAATAATAATTATTGCCTGAGCTGGAGGTTGGCGGTGGAGGCCAACAATGTGCGAGGGTGGCGAACCGTTCCTGCTCAGTGCTTGCGCTATATTGAAGCTTATATGATCGGAGGGCAGTATGATCGAGACCTTGAATTCATTACACAGCAAATTTGGAGCTATGTGAGTGGGATTGTTCCCTCCAGTGATGGCTTGGATGCCTGGATTCTTGACGTTGATGACACTTGCATCTCCAATGTCTTTTACTATAAGGGAAAAAGATATGG GTGTGACCCATACGATCCAGCTGGTTTCAAGGCTTGGGCATTGATGGGAGGATGTCCAGCTATTCCTCCCTTGCTGAGACTATTCCTGGACCTGGTAGAGGGTGGGTTTAAGGTATTCTTGGTCACTGGCAGAGACCAAGAATCTCTTGGCCAAGCCACTGCCGATAATTTGCATAATCAAGGATTCATTGGCTATGAGCGATTAATCTTGAG GACGGCCTCGTACAAAGGGCAAAGCGCAGTGAAATACAAATCCGATATTAGAAAGCAACTAGTAGAAGAAGGGTATAGGATATGGGGAAATGTGGGCGACCAGTGGAGTGATCTACAAGGAGAATTTTTAGGCAACAGAACATTTAAGCTTCCTAATCCCATGTACTTTGTCCCCTGA